The genomic stretch CATAAATTCTTATCAAACAGTTCCATAAAACAACATCCTTTTCCACAAGACCATCAAAAACTTTTCGTGCCAAATATACACGACCCGTTTTCGCATACATATCAATCAACGCAGTAACAACATTTAAATTACAACCAAACCCAATTTTAATACAGTAACCATGAAGAGACTTCCCCAAAACAAAGCTCCCTACATCACCAGCCGCACACAATAGACTCAACATAGTAGCCACACTAGCCTTAATCCCAACACAACACATCTTCGAGAATAACTCAAAAACCAAACAATGCTTTGAAACAACAACACACCCACccatcaaaatattccaagtcACCAAATCATTTCTCTCAGGAAATTCATCAAACACATTACATGCATCTTCAATTCTTCTACAAACACAATAAAACCGCAAAAGGGTATTACTCAAATCAACAAACATCCCATTCCCAGACTTCACTACAATCCCATGAACCCCTTTACCAAACCCAACTTCCAAACTTCTACCACAAGCTTTAACAACGGCGATTAACGAAAACTGATCAAGCCCAATTCCACGGTTTCTGAGTTGATTAAAAACAGGCAAAGCTTTATTTGAAAAAGGGCTAACGGAATAGCCTCTAAGCATTGTATTGAACATGAAAAGATTGGGATTTTGAGTATAACTGAAAATGGTGGATGCGTAATCCATGTCTATGGTTGAAGCAGCGAGAAGCTTGCTTAGAGTAAAAGGAAGATTGGTGAGAGATATTTTGATCATGTGGCAATGAAGTTGATGAATTTCGGAGGTGGTTTTGCATGATTTTAGTGCAAGTGTTAGTTTGAGAAATGTGTGGGAAATAGTTGGAAACTGGGTGTTAGCCATGTCGAAGGATTAGAAAGATTACTCATAGTAAAGAAGCTACGAAGTTTTTTTAGGTTCGCCGGTGATGGCGGCACACATTTGCTCACCGGAAACAACTTGTAAATTGTATGAGAAAAAGGATGATAAAATAGAATTAAtggattttatttcttatttttttattaaaatataatttgtaattttattcttaaaaagataagttttattattatttattttgatgtgatgtaaaattttattattgttaatgTTTAGTTTCTTTAATCTATAACTGTATATATAGAAAATAACTGCACAAATCTATATTTAAATTCTGAATagactttttttttcatttgactATACACATtcaattcaacaaaaaaaaataaaatccatCCATGTTATGATTTAAGACTGCAGGGGAAGTAAGATAAAATATTTTGCATTACTTCCAACACTTCAATTATACATACTACAATTTAGTAGATAGAAACAGAGACAACAAATATGAAAGCCAAGGAAATCAGTAAAATGAACACTGAAATCCTACAGCCCAATTCATCACAAAGTAACATCAACTTAGctcaaaatcctttgtttctcttCTATTATTTAAAAGGTCCCTTGCACACTTTCATCTCAATATTCTGAAATGTGTTGAATTAGCCCTCATCTATTTATTCTTTATCATATGATTGTCTTTTATACTTCGATATTGTTATATTGGACGTTACTACCAGAGTTCAAACTTTGGCTATCATATGATTGTCTTTTATACTTCAATATTGTTATATTGGACGTTACTACCAGAGTTCAAACTTTGGCTCTCACAATCGTGTGTGAATTTGTAGTAGTTATAAACATTTTGTCTACAGATTA from Vicia villosa cultivar HV-30 ecotype Madison, WI linkage group LG4, Vvil1.0, whole genome shotgun sequence encodes the following:
- the LOC131595546 gene encoding pentatricopeptide repeat-containing protein At1g26900, mitochondrial-like, yielding MANTQFPTISHTFLKLTLALKSCKTTSEIHQLHCHMIKISLTNLPFTLSKLLAASTIDMDYASTIFSYTQNPNLFMFNTMLRGYSVSPFSNKALPVFNQLRNRGIGLDQFSLIAVVKACGRSLEVGFGKGVHGIVVKSGNGMFVDLSNTLLRFYCVCRRIEDACNVFDEFPERNDLVTWNILMGGCVVVSKHCLVFELFSKMCCVGIKASVATMLSLLCAAGDVGSFVLGKSLHGYCIKIGFGCNLNVVTALIDMYAKTGRVYLARKVFDGLVEKDVVLWNCLIRIYARNCLVEEAVVLLQKMRYEGVRPNSSTFVGLLSVYPASGSMQGVRYVTSLIEEEKLELDVVLGTALVDVYAKCGFLDEAMEIFERMENKDVKSWTAVITGHGIHGQPMKAIRLCNRMESERFRPNEVTFLAILTACSHGGLVTEGIEFFKRMVQEHGLSPRVEHYGCLIDLLGRAGMLHEAFEVIKCLPIKGDATSWRTLLSACRVHGDVKLGECVRDVLNNFYSTHPTDSLLISSTYAVAGRISDLTRRTQTNVTLGNYGVLETEGENMLKEAGFSRVEIDN